One window of Triticum dicoccoides isolate Atlit2015 ecotype Zavitan chromosome 5A, WEW_v2.0, whole genome shotgun sequence genomic DNA carries:
- the LOC119299958 gene encoding ankyrin repeat-containing protein At2g01680-like: MDLLPLSHQVLFAAVRSADAEAVRRLLAVAEESALYIAAEAGALEVVHLLLPLYDLEAAKLRSRLDLDAFHVAVKQGHTSEPLFSLD, encoded by the coding sequence ATGGATCTCCTGCCGCTCTCCCACCAGGTGCTCTTCGCGGCCGTCCGATCCGCGGACGCCGAGGCCGTGCGCCGCCTCCTGGCCGTCGCCGAGGAGTCCGCGCTCTACATCGCGGCGGAGGCCGGCGCGCTCGAGGTCGTGCACCTCCTCCTCCCACTCTACGACCTCGAGGCCGCCAAGCTCCGCTCCCGCCTCGACCTCGACGccttccacgtcgccgtcaagcaagGGCACACCAGTGAGCCCCTCTTCTCGCTCGATTAG
- the LOC119297821 gene encoding putrescine hydroxycinnamoyltransferase 3-like: MEVKVLSSKLVKPAYTAGEAPTRATEYIPLSIFDKVTFEMQMAIIYAFAPPAPTTASIEKGLAMVLAQYRAFAGQLGESPDGTPSVILNDRGARLVEATVDADLVDIAPSKPTPELLKLHPDLEAEHQEVVLLQLTRFRCGSLAVGFTSNHVVADGHATSNFLVAWGRATRGLPMGLPPVHHHAELFKPRSSPRVEHDHRNREYYMPSPTDVVGHHGDAADNIVIHKAHFTKHFIAGLRAKASEGRGRPFSRFETILAHLWRTMTRARDLSPEETSKIRLSVDGRHRLGQPAEHFGNMVLWAFPRSTVGDLLNRPLKHAAQVIHDEVARVDGAYFQSFVDFATSGAAEKEGLARSAVCKDAHCPDVEVDSWLTFPFYELDFGTGSPSYFMPAYFPTEGMLFLAPSNFGDGSVDAFVPLFQDNLQAFKECCYSME, from the coding sequence ATGGAGGTCAAGGTGTTGAGCTCCAAGCTCGTCAAGCCTGCCTACACTGCCGGCGAAGCGCCGACGCGGGCCACCGAGTACATTCCACTGTCCATCTTCGACAAGGTGACGTTCGAGATGCAGATGGCCATCATCTACGCCTTCGCGCCGCCCGCGCCCACCACCGCCTCCATCGAGAAGGGCCTTGCCATGGTCCTCGCCCAGTACCGCGCCTTCGCCGGGCAGCTCGGCGAGTCCCCCGACGGCACGCCGTCCGTCATCCTCAACGACCGTGGGGCGCGCCTGGTTGAGGCGACCGTGGACGCCGACCTCGTCGACATTGCGCCCTCGAAGCCCACGCCGGAGCTTCTGAAGCTGCATCCTGACCTGGAGGCGGAGCACCAGGAGGTGGTGCTGCTGCAGCTGACAAGGTTCCGGTGCGGCTCGCTCGCTGTAGGGTTCACGTCCAACCACGTCGTCGCCGACGGCCACGCCACCAGCAACTTTCTCGTGGCCTGGGGCCGCGCCACCAGGGGGCTCCCCATGGGTCTCCCGCCAGTGCACCACCACGCGGAGCTATTCAAGCCACGCTCGTCGCCTCGCGTGGAGCACGACCACCGCAACAGGGAGTACTACATGCCGTCGCCCACCGACGTGGTCGGTCACCACGGCGATGCCGCCGACAACATCGTCATCCACAAGGCGCACTTCACCAAGCACTTCATCGCCGGTCTGCGCGCCAAGGCGTCAGAGGGGCGCGGCCGGCCGTTCAGCCGGTTCGAAACCATCCTCGCCCACCTGTGGCGCACCATGACGCGCGCGCGCGACCTGAGCCCCGAAGAGACCTCCAAGATCCGGCTGTCCGTGGACGGGCGGCACCGGCTCGGCCAGCCGGCGGAGCACTTCGGCAACATGGTGCTCTGGGCGTTCCCGCGGTCCACGGTGGGCGACCTCCTGAACCGGCCGCTGAAGCACGCCGCACAGGTGATCCACGACGAGGTGGCGAGGGTGGACGGCGCCTACTTCCAATCTTTCGTCGACTTCGCCACCTCCGGCGCCGCCGAGAAGGAGGGGCTGGCGCGGAGCGCCGTCTGCAAGGACGCGCACTGTCCGGACGTGGAGGTGGACAGCTGGCTGACGTTCCCGTTCTACGAGCTGGACTTCGGCACGGGGAGCCCGAGCTACTTCATGCCGGCCTACTTCCCCACGGAGGGGATGCTTTTCCTCGCGCCGTCCAACTTCGGCGACGGCAGCGTCGATGCCTTCGTACCCCTATTCCAAGATAACCTTCAAGCGTTCAAAGAATGCTGCTACTCCATGGAGTAG